The Fulvia fulva chromosome 11, complete sequence genome segment GCCACGAGAAGAATCACGTCACAGATGCAGACCAGGCTCATCCTGAGCATTTGACGGAGGATTGGCGCTACTAGTGCCTCAGAGAAATTTGTAGAGAGGGGCTTCGGGATGTGAGCACAAAGACACCCATCTGACTACAGTTCTCGCAGGCATTGGAGTCCTTTGTGTATCCTGCCACCCTCCTGCCACGTGTATAAGCTGCCGCTGGCCTCAGACGAGAGTTGACGGATTTGATCCTGCAGAATCCTTGGCCCCGCCCTCCACTGTTCCAACACGCAACATCACACGAGCACTATGCTGACGCCGCTGGCCCTTCCACTCTCACCATTGATTGATGTCACACCATGTCTCGACTGATTAAACACCGTGGCTGAGAAATGGCGTTCCACGAAGCGAGAGTCAACATAATGACTACAGCAGCTTACACTGGCCAGCCCTTGCGACTAAGATCCTGATGGAGCGTCTCCGAGCTACCAGAGGTACACCGGGTCGGATCTGATCAGCCTTATGAAGATGGCCCGCCGCATTGAACCTGCATTCGCTTACAGCTTAGGGCTGAAGCACCACAATGTGGGAAACCGCTTCACAGTAAGCGCTGGGTGGCGAAGTTGCTACGCTGGCTTGACTGCGGCACCAAAGATGGGCTTACAACAAATTCAGCCGCAGGGTAAAGATTGCTGCTATATCAGTTCGATGTCAATCCAACCACTACCCTGCTCACTGATACGATCCTCTCCCCACAGTTGTCAACATGACAGAGCACGAACACTTTGATGTGGTAGTGGTTGGCGCAGGTATGATCACTCACATCGCGAAAAGCTAGCCGCACCTGACGATGGCTGATATTTCTAGGCATCTCGAGCCTTTCAGCAGCCAAGGAATACCTGCAGTGTGCGCCCAAGACGAACCTCTTGATTCTCAACGACAACAAGACTACTGGAGGTGTTTGGTCAGAAGACAGGACTTATTCTGGTCTACAGACAAACAACCTTCGAGGCACCCTCGAGCTCCCTGATCATCCTTTTGGCGACCATCTTGGCATCAAGCAAATGGAGCATCCGACTGGCGAAGCAGTGCATCGGTACCTCCTGGAATATGCCGAGAAGTTCAAGATCAGTCATCGTGTACGCCATGAGACTAAAGCTCTCGATGTACAGAAGCTTGACGGTGGCTGGAAACTGATGGTTGACAACAAAGGTCGGCAACACAGCATCACAGCAGACAAGCTCATAGTCGGTACTGGTCTGCAATCAATTCCGCAATCTTTACGCCTCAAAGGCAATGCGCCGATCTTTCATGCTGGATTGCTAGTCGAAGCAAGAGCAGTACTAGGTAAAGATAATGACGTCCATCGGGTCACCGTGTGTGGTGCTTCCAAGTATGGGTGGGACTGCGTGTACAACATGGCGTCTGCTGGCAAGTAAGTCGATTGGGCGATCCGCAAGTCTGGCCATGGATCTATATGAATCAGTGACATAATCATGAAGATACCGATCGCTGGTATCATGAACGCAGAGAAGCTATTCACGACCCGCTTCGTAGACTGGTTTAGCCCATGTGTGTTCGATCCACAAGATGGTAGTGGATGGTGACGGCGGTTCTTGCACGGAACCTGGCTGGGAAGGAAGATCGTGAAGGGCTTCTGGAACAACGTTGGTGAAGACATGCTGAACCAGAGCGGGTTTCGTAAGAACTCCAGCACCAAGACCCTTGAGCCGGGCTGTGACTTCTTCGATATTGGCACAAATTTTGCAACGTTGAACTACCCAACGGACATTCTGGAGTACGTTCGATCAGGTCAGGTCAAAGTCCATCGCGAGAATGTCTCACACCTGTCGAATCATGCCGTTCATCTCGAAAACGGCACCATCCTCGAATCTAATGGCATCATCGCCAGCTCCGGCTGGCTATGGCGACCAACGCTCGACTTCAAAGACAAACACCTTCACACCGATCTTGGTCTACCCAGCATCGACTACACTCCCTCGCAAACAGAGCACTGGGCAGCTCTGGACCGCAAAGCTGACGCGCACCTCTTCAAGCAATTCCCAATGCTCAAAGCCCGTCCTCGCCCACCCCACTCCGAAGACGTCCGCCGCGACGACCAGCTCAACGACCTCAAACCCCGCGAAAAGAAACCCATCTACACCCCTCAACGCTTCTACCACGCCATCATCCCCCCCCCCCCAACCTCCCCGACCGCACCCTCGCATTCGTCGGCTACGGTCCGAACGTGTCCCACGGCATGAAAGCTGAACTTACAGGACTATGGATATATGCATACTTCAACGATAAGCTCGCTGTAGATCCTGTTAGGCATGTCGAGGATTTGGAGTGTGAGGCGGCGCTCATGCAGAGGTGGGCGTATCATAGGCATACGTATGGGTATGGGGAGAGACAGCCGGATTATGTTTGGGATGGTGTGCCGTTTGCGGATTTGTTGAGGGATTTGGGGATGAAGGGGACGAGGAAGAGTGGTTGGAGGAAGGAGTGATTTGAGGCGTACGGGCCGGGGATTATAGTGGTGTTACGGAGGAGTGGTTGGCGATGCAGAGGGCGAAGCAGGCGTAGAGTGTGGTTCAACGAGGTGGACCATGGGGCCGGCTCATGACATCGAGCTAGTGCTGTCATCTTTCTGCTAATGTGCGAGTCTAGGCGAATCTATGTTTATGCGACGAGCTCGGCTTCATCTGCCACAAAGTCTTGCTTCCTTCTCCTTGACTGTACTTTGCACACAACTGGCGACCATAGACACGCAGCTGTACGGACTCAGGCACAACCATGCTATCTGGCGTCTAACCTCAACACAGAACCGCTTCTTTACGGACCCTCACCCAGACACTGTCCTGTCTACCATGGTTGGACCTTTCTGCTGAGGATTACATAGCGAGACTACACACATCGAAGGTCATGATTTCTATCGAGAGTAATGACGGGATATGACGGGATCAAATGACATCCTCAAGCCGTGCAAGTTATCGCTGAGCTGCTGCTTCGTTGTGGGTCGCTCATGGCTTGAACAAGGTGACAGCTAGCTTAGGAGCACCTTAGGTGAACGGAATGGGAGAAAGGTTTCGAAACGCAAGGTTACCGCCTTTCTAGGTGAATGGAGTGAACCTCTTATGAAGCTACGACACGTGCCCCGACCCTCCCGCCAAACGCTCATCCCATCCAGCTTCCGATCAAGCCTACACTCACAAACTCCGACACAAGCTCACCGCACCGGAATACTTCTGACCCAGCTACTAGCCATCCTTTCCGCAGGCCGATCTCATTCCACGAATTCTAGCATCATCATGCTTGGAATCATGCTCGCAATCATGCTCGGATTCATGCTCGGATTCATGCTTCAAATCATGCTACCTCCGATGGCCACAGGCTTTCACGTCATGGTGATTGCATGCTTCGCAATTAAGATCCTCGAACACATCCGTGGCGTCGCTTCGACCATGATACTCTCTTACCGGTTATGGCCACGCGCATCACATGAACTATCAAAGACGGACATCATTAGCTCACTACCATCACACGACGGCACGCTCGACCCGGACGAGCTATGCGCCTTTTGTCGCGACAAGCACACAGAGCCGCGAGTACTTCTCTGTGGCCACATCTACTGCAAGGGCTGCCTCGAGACACTCATCAAGCGCAATCACAACCGATGTGGTCTCTGCCACCGAGCTTACTATTCGCTCCACATGCTCCGACCAACAGCTAGACTTCAGAAAAGGCAAAGGCGCGCGAAAATTGCGGTCATACTACACTTCGTGTACTACGTTCCCAACGCGATATGCTTCATGGCAGTCATCGTCAGTCTTGTCGCAGGTAGCGATGGTATTTACTACCTGCCATCCGTGTTCAAGTCTGGCATAACCATGGCTATAGGCTGTGTGGCCTCCGTGTACGTCGCAGGATGCTATATGCATAGGGTGTTTTTTCTAATCCACCTCAAGAAACACATGGAATTATTCGAAGAGGAGTGGTGGACGAAACCGCTTCCAGAAGACAAGTCTGGAGGCTTCCTGGAGACTACTATGGTTATACTGGTGACCATTCTGCTGCTCTTTGTGGTGTCGGTCGAACTGGACTCGAAAGCGGTGTTGAGTCTGCTAGCCGGATGATCTTCGCCAATGCGAACCAATCGACCACTGGCAGACAGAAGAAGAGTACTGCAACGGTCTGAGTTGTATATGGTGAAGGGAGCAACGATATCATGTGAGAATGGCTCCAATTACGATGACGTCAGATGCAAAGGAGTGAATAGAAGATAGTCATGTGAATCAATGCATGGTCCAAGCGTTCAGGCTTGCTTTATCCAATACAGATAGTAAGTTCATCGGTGACATTCGAGCTATAAGCCAACACCATCCGAATCAATATCGTCATCGCCGACGTGGAAGTTGTTCCTACACCATGCCGAGCCCAACCATTATCGCTCTGGTCGCGTTGGCTTTATGTTATCAGTATTTTCACTGGCATGATCGAAACATTCTGAATCACTTCTACTATCATGTAAGTACTCCACATAATTTTCGACGTCCTTCGAGACCTCCGACCGGTACATCGTAAGTGGCCGATACACTACTCTCTGGCCGATCGACTCTCGAAGGACGACATCACCAGGACACTACCAGAACACACAGACGCCTTACCTGCTGGAGAGATATGCGCTTTCTGTCGAGACAGCCACAGCCTGCCTCGGAAGCTCCCTTGCGGACACATTTATTGCACAGCCTGCATTGCCACCCTCTTCGACTATGCGCAGGACCACTGTGGCCTGTGTTACCAAAAGTGGTGCTCGATTAGCACCGCAGCACCATCTGTCGAGTCCCAGAAGTTTGCTCTCGATGTAAGGAGGAGACTGATGGCGGAACTTGGCCATTGGGCGGTGACAGCCACGACCCTGGTCATATTCCTCGGACTATACCCGCGACTAAGGAGGAATGCCATCGCCCGAAGCACCATCGGGTTTCCAGTTGTCTTGGTCCATCTCTTGCTGTATATGAACTATCGGACACAGAAACTCTTGTTGAGACAGTTCACCAGGTGTATGAGAGTCTTCGGTGAGGGGTGGTGGTTGAATCTACCCGAGCATGCTCCCTCGGACGGACTTTCTCCAATGGGACTCAGTGTCATGGCTATGGGTTTGCTGGTCATAGTGGTTTGGCAATGTGGAACACGCTAAGAAGAGGAGGCTGATAGCATACAAATGGAGAAAAGGAGCTTGGGGAGTCGGATTCCCTCCGGTAGCGCCTAAGGACAGGGTCGGATTGGCTTTTAGGTATTGCATTTGCATACATCGAGTACTTCGCAACCAGGCAGCCGAAGGGAGTTTTATGACCTACAGCAGGGGTATAGGCTTGACAGTAGTAAGCCCGAGCATAGCAGATAACAAAACGGTGGGGGGACCGGCCGTGTATCGTCACATGTATACACGGACGAGCGCCAAGTGAATGATCTAAGTGAATGACCCCAGCCGAGCAACAATGCAGTTCCATTACTGTAACGTCTGTTCTCTTGACATCTGCACTCGAGGAGAACCAACTTTAGACCACTAAAGGACTAGCTTGCTCAGGACTCATCGCCAATTGACCACCTCGCACAGCATTATCCGACAAGTTTTCACGGAAGAGCTCTGCAATGTCGCCACTCGGTCCAATCATGGCCGGAATCGCCTATGTCATAGATATTATCATCGACGCCTTCAACCCGTGGAAGACTCCATTCCACGTCGCACTGATCGCCGCGGTCCTTAGTAAGATCATCCGGGACATCTCTACCTTCCTTCACGCCATCATACCAGTCTACAACAAAGGGCCGATCACTCGATATAGCCAATTACTCGCCTCTAAAAGGAAAATCATTGAGTCCTTACCTGGTATCAGTCGAGCACTCGCCGAGGACGAGACATGTGCACTTTGTAAAGATCAGCACGTCGAGCCTCTCGAGCTGCCATGCCAACACGTCTACTGCAAGGCTTGCCTTGAGACGCTTATGGACCATGGATACAACTACTGCGGTCTATGCAAGCGGCAATGCTACTCCTTGGAAGATCTGCCCCCGACTGATTTAGCGAGAAGGAAGGCTTCAAAAGCTCAGCGAGTTCTGTACAGCCATCTCATCTCTTGCGGGTTGGCTGCCACAGGCTTGCTTGTGTTCGTGTCACTATGGCCGAACATACTTGCTGCCCTCGCAGCCGCCGGTGGATCTGGGCTAGCCTACGAGCTACTCTGTGTCTTTGCGGCTTTCTACTTCTACCAGGTCTGCGTGCTCAAGATTGAGACGGGCCGTATCGACAACCTTGACGAGGAGTGGGGACAGAATATTCTCTTGAGGAATGGCTTTGCACTAATCTGGTTCGTCTGGACTTGCCTCGTGCTGGCAATGTTCTGCAACGTACTGAAGTGGATGTTGATTGTGTGGTACTTGGGCGCATGAGCAGGGTTGGGTATGTGGCCGGTTTGAGATGCACATGCTCCACAAAAATGTTATGGTCCAGTTATTGGGTGGGTTCAGCCAGCTCGATGGAGTTCGCAAGTTATCTCGTTCAGGAAGCTAGAGGACCTGCAAATGATGATGGAGGATTGCTGGCCTCTCTTTCGGCTTCAAAGTATACTGGAAGATTCAGCGCCATGGAGTCGCGTATCAGAGTACACTATCAGCCGCATCGAATACATACGAAGCTTCAGATACTGGCATGTGACAGAGGATACGCAACTCTAATCATACCGCTAAAAGCGTGAGTGTAATTGATCCGGACAAGCAACGGCGAAGCAGGAATCACATGGGCTTAGCGAGAAGTGAATATGGGCAAGGCGATCGCTCTTACCTTGGCACTCATTAAACTTCCATCACATTTTCATCTTGGTGTCTTCTTCCCCTCTTCTTTCTTGACACTCTTGCGACATCTACAACACACACGCCTATCTTCCTGCATCACCTCCCAGTATGACGTTCCCACTTTCGCTGTCAAGCGGCTCGGTCGGTTCAGCAATACTACTTGGCCTTTTCATCTACGCGCTCACCACAGGACTCGACCATGTTTTCGAGCCTTCGGTAGCCACTCCTCTACGCTGGATATTGTTCGCAGCAGTGCTCTTAGAGATGCTGGGCGACCTCATCTTGATCAACGCACATGTTCATCTCGCTCTAGGCGGATGGCCGACGCGACGATACGGAAGATTGCCCTCGAAGGACCAGATCATCGGATCACTTGCGCCCTACCTGGAAGCAGTAGCCAAGGATGACATATGCGCATTCTGCAGAGGCCCTTACGAAGATCCTCTCGAGCTACCGTGCAATCATCTGTACTGCAAGGACTGTGTCAAGACTCTGATCGAGTATGGGCATAACAAGTGTGGTCTCTGCTACCAGGAATTCTACGGTCCTGCCGGACCTGTGCTTTCAGCAACGGCGAGGAGCA includes the following:
- a CDS encoding FAD-dependent monooxygenase DEP4, with protein sequence MTEHEHFDVVVVGAGISSLSAAKEYLQCAPKTNLLILNDNKTTGGVWSEDRTYSGLQTNNLRGTLELPDHPFGDHLGIKQMEHPTGEAVHRYLLEYAEKFKISHRVRHETKALDVQKLDGGWKLMVDNKGRQHSITADKLIVGTGLQSIPQSLRLKGNAPIFHAGLLVEARAVLGKDNDVHRVTVCGASKYGWDCVYNMASAGK